A segment of the Butyrivibrio fibrisolvens genome:
CAAGTGCATCAACATCAACCTTAAAACCAGTTGCTTCAAGAGCTATAGGAAGATAAGATAAAGAACTTGTGATAAATTCCATCATTTACCTCCTTATTTAGTAACATGCTTCTTTGCAGGGTGTGCTTCTCTCTTTGTAAAAAGCATCTCTAATGCGCCGATAACATACTTTCTTGTATCAGCAGGCTCAATGATCTCATCAACATAGCCTCTTCTTGCAGCACTTACAGCGCTGTTCTGAAGCTTAGCATACTCAGCTGCGATCTCATTAACTTCTTCTGCGCTCTTACCATCACCGATGATCTTGGCAGCCATATCTGCTTCCATTGTTCCGATCTGGGAATCTGGCCAGCAAACATTGATATCTGCCTTAGAATTCATGATAACGAATGCGCTACCAAGAGCCTTACCTGTAACAACATTAACTTTCGGAACAGAAGCTGAACCAAATGCAGAAACAAGTGCTGCTGCTTTCTTGGCAAGTCTCTTCTCTTCACATGTTGTAGCAAGGAAGCCCTTTACATTTGTGAATGTAACAACAGGAAGATCAAAAGCATCGCAGAAACGAACGAAATCAGCTGCCTTCTCACAACCGTTTGCTGTAAGAACAGGCTCGAATTTCTCTTTCTCTTTGCCGTTTTCATCAAATAATACGCTGCGGTTAGCAACAACGCCAACTGTAGCTCCGTTAAGTTTGATGAATCCTGTTACCATCTCTTTAGCGAATTCTCTCTTGGTTTCAAAGAAAACGCCATTATCTGAAAGAATTGAAAGTGCAAGTGCAGGATCTGCAACTGCGCCATCAAAATTCTCAAGTGATCTGTTAAGATCATCAGCGCACTCTTCATAGAAGTCGCTGTCTTCATTATTAGAAGGAAGAAGGCTTACAAGCTGACGAATCTCGTTGTAGATTGTCTCTTCATCGCCTGCAACATCAACGATTCCAGCCTTAGCGCCCTGGAAATCAGCTGCTGCTGTATCACACTTCTCTTCGTAATTGCCTTTAATGGAGTTAGGAGAATTGACGAACAGCTTACCGTTCTTGCTCTCCATGAATGTAAAATCAGAAAGGGCTGGTACAAGTGCCAGACCGCCGCCACAGCCACCGAATACTGCTGTGATCTGAGGAACAACTCCTGAAGCCTCAACTTCTTTAGCGTAGATCTCGCCAAAAGCTGCAAGAGCATCAGTTGCTTCCTGAAGACGCATACCTGTTGAATCGATAAGACCGATTACAGGTGCTCCCATCTTGACTGCCATATCATAGATACGTGCAATCTTCTTTGCATGCATTTCGCCAACGGATCCGCCTAATACACTTGCATCCTGGCTATATACATACACAAGGTTACCATCAATGACACCATATCCCGTAACAACACCATCGGA
Coding sequences within it:
- a CDS encoding carboxyl transferase domain-containing protein, with translation MSSTSQASQRINALLDENSFVEIGAMVTARSTDFGLKQSETPSDGVVTGYGVIDGNLVYVYSQDASVLGGSVGEMHAKKIARIYDMAVKMGAPVIGLIDSTGMRLQEATDALAAFGEIYAKEVEASGVVPQITAVFGGCGGGLALVPALSDFTFMESKNGKLFVNSPNSIKGNYEEKCDTAAADFQGAKAGIVDVAGDEETIYNEIRQLVSLLPSNNEDSDFYEECADDLNRSLENFDGAVADPALALSILSDNGVFFETKREFAKEMVTGFIKLNGATVGVVANRSVLFDENGKEKEKFEPVLTANGCEKAADFVRFCDAFDLPVVTFTNVKGFLATTCEEKRLAKKAAALVSAFGSASVPKVNVVTGKALGSAFVIMNSKADINVCWPDSQIGTMEADMAAKIIGDGKSAEEVNEIAAEYAKLQNSAVSAARRGYVDEIIEPADTRKYVIGALEMLFTKREAHPAKKHVTK